One stretch of Epinephelus lanceolatus isolate andai-2023 chromosome 15, ASM4190304v1, whole genome shotgun sequence DNA includes these proteins:
- the tecpr2 gene encoding tectonin beta-propeller repeat-containing protein 2 isoform X3: protein MLRRFDVVGLHKGSVTSLAWSTNGMKLFSGDDKGRVVFSSLDLDQGVCKPVLLLEESSGVVQMEYSHQILLISTQQRSLLYCTQTQEVQQLGTKPRKSSGRFGACFLPALCKQSDLQVFAARPGLRLWRSDVKGQVEDTRLLKPLFNAQIPQFELFPRPDPIGAYRPADRQLGLLSCFLREGWVLSWNEYSIYILDCLNEVIVGALESSGDIVSVSCCDNEIFILKGDRDIIRLSNSPEGLASNLLDLSVRVSSPLATPTIFPPTGSVETAQPIRTMAIIVEGGGREEGGGGWERHGEDGEEEEEVEEAEEQLEVTEQFCHQSGLFTSSSRSRSSSITSWDSLHGNTPVTTSSEQSSRRYSAPLGQGEMQQELVVKAIRVKKKKRRRQDSSSGNRLSESSCSESMFVVQDGSCSDGGSGTPLSDRASLVGLDLHNQDSPEQNQEQNSHEGGSGDVEMESSSTQSGSLLPPDSLLLEGVENKLNPGKDSGSGAEAVVPPTPDVDLLLECTFSYMHNTEEEDEQEQQPVEEQEDEFLSPLIGPDEEEEEEEEIDDLAPPPGLPDQMFYSTVSNLNRKPSMSSDEEGDIYCHSLPPPGSGGEVLNCPANQAEKTIDKQMDQDAQDRDTHKSDQLAESWMGYSGPGCGILSLQVTDRYVWCLDFKGGLFCSPLPETGLNWQRFEDNVHQVAVSPSGNLLWKVEQKTMTAFACAKVTVKGKRHWYKAVEQTAFVALSDDSAWIIRTNGDLYLQTGLSVDRPCARSVKVDSPCVFSQVCVSAGVVWALSEHKALFYREGLNSYCSEGEGWKYDTVSEAQGLELMCVTLGDGGTAWALDVSGSLWFRTGICSSRPQGDDDHWWQISISDYVVFDQGSLFQTLLQATQSVATVTRAPVERVVAFLSQYSQCQPSLVSANSSGVWVASGRNQLHLARGSLVGTFWQNVVPRGTVSATRWTFITSSAVPHREGTFLWLAQSRKDLFCVWDQDGELRPSSVPLPPEMELTHLSACRDALWGLDTHGRVSIRTLSPSCPFGLHWTPLDLSQLGGVRLVSVSCGSQNVWAVDSRGVVYFRVGTQPLNPSMMLPAWIQIEPPAQPIGVQLVSIQTCPNDRLLWALDNRGSVFVRTGLSDEMPVGTDWELVPGLAVSQLVLSSRTVWVRCVNGDLARRYGVSERNPAGDYWKKIPGNANWLTVTPDDELWAVTLIGGLSRRLTKPLPQTLCRPAPSGPALSRDDIDDEWELI, encoded by the exons CAGCGGCAGGTTCGGAGCCTGCTTCCTGCCGGCTCTCTGCAAACAGAGCGATCTTCAGGTGTTTGCTGCTCGACCTGGACTCAGACTGTGGAGGTCTGACGTCAAAGGACAGGTGGAGGACACCCGGCTGCTCAAACCCCTCTTCAACGCACAG atTCCTCAGTTTGAGTTGTTTCCTCGTCCTGATCCAATCGGAGCGTACCGTccagcagacagacagctcGGTCTGCTCAGCTGTTTCCTCAGAGAGGGCTGGGTCCTCAGCTGGAACGAGTACAGCATCTACATCCTTGACTGTCTTAACGAG GTGATAGTCGGAGCATTGGAGAGCAGTGGAGATATTGTGTCAGTGTCGTGTTGTGACAATGAGATCTTCATCCtgaaaggagacagagacatcATCCGTCTCTCCAACAGCCCTGAGGGACTGGCCTCCAACT TGTTGGACCTCTCTGTCCGTGTGTCCTCACCTTTGGCCACGCCAACAATCTTCCCACCAACCGGATCAGTGGAAACAGCTCAACCAATCAGAACCATGGCGATCATTGTAGAGGGTGggggcagggaggagggagggggtggATGGGAGCGGCATGGCGAGgacggagaggaagaggaggaagtggaggaggcggaagagcagctggag GTGACGGAGCAGTTCTGCCACCAGTCCGGTTTATTCACCAGCAGCTCTCGTAGCCGCAGCAGCTCCATCACTTCCTGGGACAGTCTCCATGGAAACACCCCGGTGACCACTTCCTCCGAGCAGAGCTCCAGACGCTACAGCGCCCCCCTGGGTCAGGGCGAGATGCAGCAAGAGCTCGTGGTGAAAGCCATcagggtgaagaagaagaagaggagacgACAAg ACAGCAGCAGTGGGAACCGCCTCTCTGAGAGCAGCTGCTCAGAATCCATGTTTGTAGTCCAGGACGGCAGCTGTAGCGACGGAGGAAGTGGAACTCCTCTAAGTGACAGAGCCTCGCTTGTGGGTCTGGACCTTCACAACCAGGACTCTCCCGAACAAAACCAGGAACAGAACTCACATGAGGGAGGGAGTGGAGATGTAGAGATGGAGTCTTCCTCCACCCAGTCTGG CTCCCTGCTCCCTCCAGACTCCCTGCTTCTCGAGGGTGTGGAGAACAAGCTGAATCCAGGAAAGGACTCTGGTTCTGGTGCAGAGGCAGTCGTCCCCCCAACCCCGGATGTGGATCTGCTTCTCGAGTGCACTTTCTCCTACATGCAcaacactgaggaggaggatgaacaGGAGCAGCAGCCagtggaggagcaggaggacgaGTTTCTGAGCCCTCTGATTGGAccagatgaagaagaggaggaggaggaggag aTTGATGACCTGGCGCCCCCTCCTGGTCTGCCGGACCAGATGTTTTACTCCACTGTATCAAATCTGAACAGAAAACCCAGCATGTCCAGTGATGAAGAAGGAGACATCTACTGTCACAGTCTGCCCCCTCCTGGCAGCGGCGGAGAAGTCCTCAACTGTCCAGCTAATCAGGCAGAGAAGACAATAGACAAACAAATGGACCAAGACGCTCAGGACAGAGACACGCACAAATCTGACCAG TTGGCAGAAAGCTGGATGGGATACTCGGGACCAGGATGTGGAATACTGAGCCTGCAGGTGACTGACAG GTATGTGTGGTGTCTGGACTTTAAAGGAGGACTTTTCTGTAGCCCTCTGCCTGAAACTGGACTCAACTGGCAGCGTTTTGAAGACAACGTCCACCAGGTGGCGGTGTCACCCTCAG GTAACCTGCTGTGGAAGGTGGAGCAGAAGACTATGACAGCGTTTGCTTGTGCGAAAGTAACAGTTAAAGGGAAACGGCACTGGTACAAAGCTGTGGAGCAAACGGCCTTCGTGGCTCTCAGTGACGACTCCGCCTGGATTATCAGGACCAACGGAGACCTCTACCTGCAGACAG GTCTGAGCGTGGACCGGCCTTGTGCTCGCTCTGTGAAGGTGGACTCTCCCTGTGTGTTCAGCcaggtgtgtgtgagcgcaGGTGTGGTCTGGGCCCTGAGCGAACACAAAGCGTTATTCTACAGAGAAGGACTCAACAGCTACTGCAGCGAAGGAGAGGGCTGGAAGTACGACACCGTCAG tgagGCTCAGGGTCTGGAGTTGATGTGTGTGACCCTGGGAGACGGTGGTACAGCCTGGGCGCTGGACGTCAGCGGCAGCCTCTGGTTTAGAACTGGCATCTGTTCGTCCAGGCCGCAGGGCGACGACGACCACTGGTGGCAG ATCAGTATCTCAGACTACGTGGTCTTTGATCAGGGCAGCCTGTTCCAGACGCTGCTGCAGGCCACCCAGAGTGTTGCCACGGTAACCAGGGCACCGGTGGAGCGGGTCGTGGCCTTCCTGTCCCAGTACTCGCAGTGCCAGCCGAGCCTGGTCAGCGCCAACAGCAGTGGAGTCTGGGTGGCCTCGGGGCGGAACCAGTTGCACCTGGCCCGCGGCAGTCTCGTAG GAACTTTCTGGCAGAACGTTGTTCCAAGAGGAACCGTCTCAGCTACCAGGTGGACCTTCATCACATCTTCAGCTGTGCCTCACAGAGAAG gTACGTTCCTGTGGTTGGCTCAGAGCCGGAAGGATCTGTTCTGTGTTTGGGACCAGGATGGAGAGCTCCGCCCCTCGTCTGTCCCTCTACCACCTGAG atggagcTGACCCACCTGTCTGCCTGTCGTGACGCTCTGTGGGGTTTGGACACTCACGGTCGAGTCAGTATCCGTACGCTGTCTCCATCCTGTCCCTTTGGACTCCACTGGACCCCCCTGGACCTCAGCCAGCTCG GAGGTGTTCGTCTGGTCAGTGTGAGTTGCGGCAGTCAGAACGTCTGGGCTGTGGACAGTCGAGGAGTAGTTTACTTCAGAGTCGGAACCCAACCTCTGAACCCGAGCATGATGCTACCGGCCTGGATTCAAATAGAACCACCTGCACAG CCAATCGGAGTGCAACTGGTCAGTATTCAGACGTGTCCTAACGATCGTCTTCTCTGGGCATTGGACAACAGAGGAAGTGTCTTCGTCAGAACTGGACTCAGTGATGAGATGCCTGTGGGGACGGACTGGGAGCTGGTACCAG GTTTAGCCGTCAGTCAGCTGGTCCTCAGCTCTCGGACAGTTTGGGTTCGGTGTGTAAACGGAGATCTGGCTCGACGCTATGGCGTCTCTGAAAGAAACCCTGCAGGAGATTACTGGAAGAAGATCCCTGGAAACGCCAACTGGTTAACTG tGACTCCGGATGACGAGTTGTGGGCAGTGACTCTGATTGGTGGATTGTCTCGTCGGCTGACCAAGCCCCTCCCACAGACTCTATGTAGACCCGCCCCCTCAGGCCCCGCCCTCAGCAGGGACGACATCGATGATGAATGGGAGCTCATCTGA
- the ankrd9 gene encoding ankyrin repeat domain-containing protein 9 translates to MPWLLSSQLEHLSSSPTERQCERTSFSFYCAVREQLPVWLLEDMRSMEVFSWEDGQPRPFLPSEALLYALVHDHQDYARYLLTTYSLSALKPPRCSFCCCRSSGAPHLTMAVRYDRVSILSMMVEALKDCDSKSMRQNYLDSCGGCSHVADSGKTAVQLAVELSRPECLLLLLAHGALPDGLDAALQRLVTSEATDRRHAQRCLDFLLLFLPEPPSLCHLRDEPHRWQGLLGNEVFSWLCGLAPPPLLLQALRCLARSGPDHITTLPDFLQPHSWQ, encoded by the coding sequence ATGCCGTGGCTGTTGTCCTCTCAGTTGGAGCATCTGTCTTCGTCTCCGACTGAGCGTCAGTGTGAGCGGACATCGTTTTCGTTCTACTGTGCAGTGCGGGAGCAGCTGCCAGTCTGGCTGCTGGAGGACATGCGTAGTATGGAGGTCTTCAGCTGGGAAGACGGACAGCCTCGACCCTTCCTGCCATCTGAGGCACTGCTCTATGCGCTTGTGCACGACCACCAGGACTATGCACGCTACCTACTCACCACGTACTCATTGAGCGCGCTCAAACCGCCTCGCTGCAGCTTCTGCTGCTGCCGCAGTAGCGGCGCGCCACACCTGACCATGGCGGTGCGCTATGACCGCGTGTCGATCCTTAGCATGATGGTAGAGGCTCTGAAGGACTGTGACTCGAAGAGCATGCGGCAGAACTATCTGGACAGCTGTGGCGGCTGCTCACATGTGGCAGACTCAGGGAAGACGGCGGTGCAGCTGGCGGTGGAGCTGTCACGGCCTGAAtgtctgttgctgctgctggctcacGGTGCGCTGCCTGACGGCCTCGATGCCGCACTGCAGCGACTTGTAACCTCTGAGGCGACAGACCGACGCCACGCACAGCGCTGCCTCGACTTTCTACTGCTCTTCCTGCCAGAACCACCGTCGCTGTGCCACCTGCGGGACGAGCCACATCGTTGGCAAGGCCTGCTGGGAAATGAAGTGTTCAGCTGGCTGTGCGGTCTAGCCCCGCCCCCCCTACTGCTGCAGGCACTCAGGTGTTTGGCCCGGTCCGGCCCTGACCACATCACCACGCTGCCTGACTTCCTGCAGCCACACAGCTGGCAGTGA